A stretch of Vespula vulgaris chromosome 5, iyVesVulg1.1, whole genome shotgun sequence DNA encodes these proteins:
- the LOC127063836 gene encoding innexin inx7: protein MATFISTFTVLKDHVKLKVAEDSAAIDNLVFRLHYRITFLALLMGSLLVSARQYIGEHIKCIADSSINSQVIETYCFFTSTFTVVKHMNASYVNGGEIPHPGVGPISKNDETVHHAYYQWVPFVLFFQALLFYLPHYIWRKAEGGRLKALVSGLHLACLGLHEKTMKVNDKYEVPSKDDVNKKIQKIRKAFIERIYINRTWSYYLSFCEILNFSNVLMQIYLTNWFLGGTFLGLGKIVTNNSYNGRMEPLDVVFPKVTKCTFHKYGSSGTIQTHDALCVMALNIINEKIYTFLWYWFIILFFVTMLGLIWRLITMILHSRSEMFNKVLFSMACPGKYNPWNVVRVTREYHFGDWLFLYYIAKNLDNYVFKDLLERLAQDLDKINQGEYYKTTFLEVEEYPLQEK, encoded by the exons ATGGCGACATTTATCTCAACGTTTACTGTCCTAAAGGATCACGTAAAACTTAAAGTAGCCGAAGATTCAGCAGCTATTGATAATCTTG ttttcagATTACACTACAGGATCACGTTTTTGGCGTTGCTCATGGGTAGTCTTTTGGTGTCTGCGAGACAATATATCGGCGAACACATAAA ATGCATAGCCGATTCATCGATAAATTCGCAAGTTATAGAGACCTATTGCTTCTTTACGTCGACTTTCACCGTG GTTAAGCATATGAACGCGTCGTACGTAAATGGAGGAGAAATTCCACATCCTGGAGTTGGGCCAATTAGCAAAAATGACGAGACAGTTCATCATGCGTACTATCAATGGGTgccttttgttttatttttccaagctcttctcttttatctgcCACATTATATATGGCGAAAAGCAGAAG GTGGTCGCCTGAAAGCTTTGGTCTCGGGTTTGCATTTGGCTTGCTTGGGTTTGCATGAGAAAACAATGAAAGTCAACGATAAGTACGAAGTGCCATCGAAAGACGATGTTaacaaaaagatacaaaaaattcGAAAGGCTTTTATCGAACGTATTTACATCAATCGAACTTGGTCTTATTATCTCAGTTTTTGTGAGATATTAAACTTCAGTAACGTTTTAATGCAAATTTATCTGACCAATTGGTTTCTCGGAGGAACCTTTTTAGGTCTTGGTAAAATTGTTACGAATAATAGTTACAATGGAAGAATGGAACCACTCGATGTTGTGTTTCCCAAG GTAACAAAGTGTACATTCCACAAATATGGTTCCTCGGGTACGATACAAACTCATGATGCTCTATGCGTGATGGCATTGAATATCATTAACGAAAAGATCTACACGTTCCTGTGGTACtggtttattattttattcttcgtcACTATGCTTGGACTTATTTGGAGATTGATAACGATGATATTACATTCTAG aagCGAAATGTTCAACAAAGTTCTTTTCTCCATGGCCTGTCCTGGCAAGTATAATCCTTGGAACGTAGTTAGAGTTACTCGGGAATATCATTTTGGAGACTGGCTGTTCTTGTATTACATTGCCAAAAATTTGGACAACTACGTGTTCAAAGATCTCTTAGAAAGATTAGCTCAGGATCTCGACAAGATAAATCAaggagaatattataaaacgacTTTTCTAGAAGTCGAGGAGTATCCATtacaagaaaaatga